The Chaetodon auriga isolate fChaAug3 chromosome 20, fChaAug3.hap1, whole genome shotgun sequence genome contains the following window.
ACACCGGCGTACGTGGGGCGGGCGGTGCTATGGGTGGGGGGCGGCGACGGAGGACGTGACGTCCTGCTTTGCGAGTAGGTTGTACCATATCCCGTAAACGCCGCTCGTTAGCGTCGATGCGCGGAGAGGATTACTTCAAGCAGCGGGATGGACACCTGCGCGTGAAGAAGACAGCGACGACGGAGGAGCCGCATCGCCCCGACACCCGCCATGGAGCTAACTTTCATATTATCGGCTGCCATTTTCACGCTCCTCGCCATCGTGGTCGCAACATCGCTGCTCAACGGCTCCTCGTCTGCGGCCGACTGCGCGAACCCGCGGCGGTACTTCGGACACAGAGGGGACGGACCGGGATTAGATCCGTCGGGTCCGAGGCAGAACGGCCACGTCCCGGACCCGAAGgcgaagaagaaggaggaggacgacTGGTGCGAGATCAGCGGGAGCTCCCACGATCACTGGGATGTAGTGAAGTCTGTGCTCTCAGTAAGTCTCCCGCAGGAGAAGtctggatgtttgtgtttcctgacgTGGTCCTGctgtaaatctgttttcatgccCCCCCCGCACTCAGGTACAGTTCACCTGTCCGGTCACAGGTGAAGAAGCTCAAATCCTTTGCTTCTGCGAAAGCTGCAAAGCAATAATGGAAAAAATACTGTAACAGCTTTAGGTCCTGTGTTATGATCAGAATGAACTGCAGTGCAATCAATattaatattgttattattttaaagGTAGTCTAATGACATCCACAGATATCTCATTTAATCAAAAACCTGAATATGCAAACGAGCTGCAGCtcaaaatatgatgcatttagTGCAGTAATGTAAGCAGgagtggaggaagtattcagagtAGGTGGAAGGAAATACTCAGTTGCAAGTACCTGCATTTAAAGCTCTAAACTAAAACTAATGTGAACGTGCTCATTTAGCTTTAGGAGTGCTGCTTTGTCTCATATATTATGACTACAGATGCCTTAACGTGTAGCATAAGCAGCATTTTTACTTAGCTGCAGCCACATCTCAGTTTGCAAATGCAATATTCCCCTGAAAGACGCTGTGGAGTTGAGGTGTAAAGCAGCGCAAAATGGAGCTACACAAGTAAGTACAAGTATCCTGACATAAGCAGCTTAAATGTGGATGCTTTCTAGTAGACGGCGTCCCACTCAGCTGTGTTGGTGTGCAGAGGAATAACAGGCACTGAGCAGAGAGGGCATCAGTtcaactgttttctgttgagtCTTTCGGCCTAAATTGGCATCAGACAGGAGAAAGAAGGAACGTGGCTTTTGTCTTATTTAGAAAGGGGCACTTTGGCACCCAAGACTAATGGAAAACTGTCAGGGTGAGCCAGTTGCAGCGCTCAGGTAGCTGTCATGGCCCTCCCTGGCCATGCTGGACAGAACAGGTCAGGACAGGGACACAGAGGTCAAATCACCACTCAAGGGAGCAAAATATGAACAGATAACCTcggattttttttccacaccacACCTCTGCCCAGTGTAAGCCAGATCAGCATcgaggagaggtgaggagtaCAGGTAACACGAGAGGTTAAATCGGTTTGTTTGGAGCTTTCTCTTAAGCCAAAAATCTTTGCAGTGCTTTCTAATCCGCGCCTGGCCGCCAGGACGTGCACACAGatgcaaataaaatgcattaatCGCTCGAGTTTTGGGGGGAAAAGTGTGGGAAAAATGCCCCTGAGCTGACCTTAATtctctgacaggaggaggaacacCCCCACGCTCACACAGAAGAACTGGTAGCACCTGTTGAgcactcctcctccacatccatGAGCTTAGAGGCAGACTCGTCATCCGAGGCCTCGTCAGGGAGGGGCCCGAGGTCATTCATCGGGCTCTCTGATA
Protein-coding sequences here:
- the mxra7 gene encoding matrix-remodeling-associated protein 7 isoform X2, whose amino-acid sequence is MELTFILSAAIFTLLAIVVATSLLNGSSSAADCANPRRYFGHRGDGPGLDPSGPRQNGHVPDPKAKKKEEDDWCEISGSSHDHWDVVKSVLSEEEHPHAHTEELVAPVEHSSSTSMSLEADSSSEASSGRGPRSFIGLSDKELLKCAFSHPQTEGATESPGINDKVESDENDSLKYVPGKARSHHLQMMMSTEELEEEQRIHSNTDFNSL
- the mxra7 gene encoding matrix-remodeling-associated protein 7 isoform X1 gives rise to the protein MELTFILSAAIFTLLAIVVATSLLNGSSSAADCANPRRYFGHRGDGPGLDPSGPRQNGHVPDPKAKKKEEDDWCEISGSSHDHWDVVKSVLSEEEHPHAHTEELVAPVEHSSSTSMSLEADSSSEASSGRGPRSFIGLSDKELLKCAFSHPQTEGATESPGINDKVESDENDSLKYVPGKARSHHLQMMMSTEELEEEQRVQREQLAAIFQLLKDNKETFGEVSEGDMEEQLRLYSI